A single region of the Chryseobacterium culicis genome encodes:
- a CDS encoding M12 family metallo-peptidase has protein sequence MKKFLLVCFLQCCVMGFSQKLKPVAQKVSEYHNGKSELKSYDLFEIDKNADKLAEYKRAATDITVMSLKSSELKRLITEKPEFLEISFPFDGGRQITVEMYRHQILTNDFKVVTEKGKAVDYTPGVYYQGIVKGDNASIAAFSFFNNDIVGVASTPELGNIVLGKAKNSEDFVNYSDAKLTGANPFACGVDGLKENQTQRPVFNPNNTTSKKTDNCVRIYYEVGFGPYTQNGSNTTTTTNWVTAMHNNVTTLYANENVNVALSEVFVWTTTDPYSGSPSAILNQFRTTRTTFNGDVAQLLRNPATTSIAYVNSLCTSYKYSYCGMNLNYQNVPTYSWNIEVMTHELGHNLGSPHTHSCFWNGNNTAIDGCGPASGNNEGCTAALPPAGGGTIMSYCHLVSSVGINFANGFGVQPGTLIKNTVDSKGCLGTNCTASCATSITNFKVNNITQTSANANFTDASSTSWKYKLTTANGAAVSSGNTTTPSVNFTNLQPATYYRLSVGTDCSGPNAFQLSQIFLTDGAWCDGIQFLDTGGSTGQYGDNEEIVKTFSPTPGSAMTMTFTAFDLEQGYDFMYVYNGPSTASPLFANGNNLSGNTVPGPFTSTDPSGAITVKFVSDGAATENGWNVNFSCNVLAVEDINIKNNSIDLYPNPAKNMIMLSSKERLKGYKIYDEAGRLVISNSSLKGNKQEINLSSIQTGNYVITIETEKQTISKKLIKQ, from the coding sequence ATGAAAAAGTTTCTATTAGTTTGTTTTTTACAATGTTGTGTTATGGGTTTTTCTCAAAAATTAAAACCGGTTGCGCAAAAAGTTTCGGAATATCATAATGGGAAATCGGAGCTTAAAAGCTATGATTTATTTGAGATAGATAAAAATGCAGATAAATTAGCCGAATATAAAAGGGCTGCAACAGATATCACGGTGATGTCTCTGAAGTCTTCAGAACTGAAAAGATTAATCACCGAAAAACCTGAGTTTCTTGAAATATCTTTTCCCTTTGACGGAGGCAGGCAGATCACCGTTGAAATGTACAGACATCAGATCTTGACCAACGATTTTAAAGTAGTTACAGAGAAAGGAAAAGCAGTAGACTACACACCGGGAGTTTATTATCAGGGTATTGTAAAAGGTGATAATGCATCTATTGCTGCTTTTAGCTTTTTTAATAATGATATTGTAGGAGTTGCTTCTACCCCCGAATTAGGAAATATAGTACTGGGAAAAGCTAAAAATTCTGAAGATTTTGTAAACTATTCAGATGCTAAATTAACAGGTGCCAATCCATTTGCCTGTGGGGTAGACGGATTGAAAGAAAACCAGACCCAGAGACCTGTTTTTAATCCTAATAATACCACCAGTAAAAAAACGGATAACTGCGTAAGAATATACTATGAAGTAGGGTTTGGGCCTTATACCCAAAACGGAAGCAATACTACAACTACCACCAATTGGGTGACTGCTATGCATAATAACGTTACCACTTTATATGCCAATGAAAATGTGAATGTAGCATTAAGTGAAGTTTTTGTCTGGACAACTACTGATCCTTATTCAGGTTCACCAAGTGCAATTCTGAACCAGTTTAGAACTACCAGAACTACTTTTAATGGGGATGTGGCACAGTTATTAAGAAATCCGGCTACAACAAGTATCGCATATGTTAATTCATTATGTACCAGTTATAAATATTCTTATTGTGGAATGAATTTAAATTATCAAAATGTACCTACCTATTCCTGGAATATAGAAGTTATGACCCATGAACTTGGACATAATTTAGGGTCACCACATACACACTCTTGTTTCTGGAATGGTAATAATACAGCTATTGACGGATGCGGCCCTGCTTCAGGAAATAACGAAGGATGTACAGCGGCCCTTCCTCCGGCAGGTGGTGGTACGATTATGAGCTACTGCCATTTGGTAAGCAGTGTAGGGATTAATTTTGCGAATGGTTTTGGTGTACAGCCAGGAACATTGATTAAAAATACAGTAGATTCAAAAGGGTGTCTGGGTACCAACTGTACAGCATCTTGTGCTACATCCATCACCAACTTTAAAGTTAACAACATTACACAGACTTCAGCAAATGCTAATTTTACAGATGCATCCTCAACTTCATGGAAGTATAAATTAACTACTGCTAATGGAGCAGCAGTATCATCAGGAAATACAACTACGCCATCTGTTAACTTTACCAACCTTCAGCCAGCCACTTATTATAGATTAAGTGTAGGAACAGATTGTAGTGGACCCAATGCATTCCAGCTATCACAAATCTTTTTAACTGATGGAGCCTGGTGTGACGGAATTCAGTTTTTAGACACAGGAGGTTCAACAGGTCAATATGGAGATAATGAAGAAATTGTAAAAACATTTTCTCCTACTCCTGGTTCCGCTATGACAATGACATTTACAGCATTCGATCTTGAACAGGGGTATGACTTTATGTATGTGTACAATGGTCCTTCTACAGCTTCCCCATTATTCGCCAACGGAAATAATCTGAGTGGAAATACAGTGCCAGGTCCGTTTACATCAACAGATCCTTCAGGGGCAATAACAGTAAAATTTGTTTCCGATGGAGCCGCTACAGAGAATGGATGGAATGTGAATTTCTCTTGCAATGTTTTAGCAGTAGAAGACATCAATATAAAAAATAACTCAATAGATCTATATCCGAATCCTGCCAAAAATATGATAATGCTCTCTTCAAAAGAAAGACTAAAAGGGTATAAAATCTATGACGAAGCCGGAAGACTGGTGATTTCTAATTCTTCTTTAAAAGGAAATAAACAGGAAATAAATCTTTCCTCAATTCAGACAGGAAACTACGTAATTACCATAGAAACAGAAAAGCAGACCATCAGCAAGAAGCTGATCAAACAGTAA